From the genome of Capsicum annuum cultivar UCD-10X-F1 chromosome 4, UCD10Xv1.1, whole genome shotgun sequence:
ttttccctttttttgttttctttatataggGGTTTCTGAAATCTTTCTTCTTCCACTAGGCCACGTTTCTAGTGTTAATTTTCATTCATTCtattttctttacaaattatTTTGCTCACTAGAAGTTGATGTAAGATTTATTGTTTGTAAAATGTTCAAACATTACGAGTTATTGTCAAACCATAAAAAGAAATTGCTCTAGCCCCTATGATCTGAGACGGTTTATTTGAActccttttccttttctcttttttatgtgGAAACCATTGAAATGCAAGAatttgtaataataataataatacaattatTGTAGTATGTTATTCAGCCGaggagggtctatcggaaacggcctttctacttctccggaggtagtggtatggactctgtacatcttaccctccccagaccccactgtgtggaaatacactgagtttgttgttgttgtagtatgtTATTCGGAGCAAATATACCGACAAAGGGTAAAGTTGCCTCGACTAGGTCTTGAGTTCAAGTTGTGAAACAAGCCTCTTGCATAGATTACAATAGACCCCTTACCCCACACATAGCATGAGCTTAGTTCACTGGCTGCCGTTGTACTCTATAAAGGATACTAGGACCTGTAACATCTTATAATCTTTGAATGGTCCACAGCTTTATGATACATGAGAGACCTTAAAAACCAGAGTTTATTATTTCAAAGCTCAAATGACAGATTACAGAATAAATGAGAATAACAATAAATTAAACAAGAATATAGATTTAAGTTCAACAGAATCAAACATCCAACAAATGGTAAAAGACTGTCCATAACAAAAGAATAtatgagagagaaaaataacTGCACATGTTGTGACTAGTTGAAGTGCTTGATCAGTTACAAATGCAGTACTGCCATGGATTTCGTCAAGCAAGAAGCAGCATCCAATTCCTGAGCAAGACGGTTTCTTGAGATATGGCTCCAGTTTATTCCAGCGTCAGATACATCTCCAACGGTCAAGAAGTCTAGCACCTGCCCGAATATTTTGAACATTTCGACTCCAAATATAGAGTTTTTATCAGCTATAAATGCAGCATTCCAATCCATTGGGGCATCTGGATGTATTGAAACTTCTCTCCAAGTAAGAGACATAAGATCAAGCTCCCAGAGTTTCCTTACTGCTTTGTTTCTCCTGCCAATCTGACCTTCACCTTCACACCAGGAGACGGAGAGCATGAATAGACGACTATTGCAGCATATAAGTTTAGGGTGGTATTCATGAACTCGAGTAGGGAATGGACTAGTTTGTATTCTAACCCAATAGCCCTTCTCAACGTCATATGCTGCTAGCTTATCAGTTTCTGAATAAACATAAAACAAACCATTGCACACGACCCCTGAACACGCTATTCCGAAATCTACAGGAAGCCTCTGGATCTCTGTCCATTTATTTGACACGGGATCATAAATTTCAGCAGAATCCAGAGGCTCATCCCAGCACCCGAGACCTCCTACAGCAATCAAGAGAAATCGTCTTTGATCTTTACTTGAATGTTCGTTTTTTTGTTTGACAAACTTGTATGGCTTCACATTGGGCAAGTATGTAAGCTCGTTCTCATCCAGAGAATGTCTAGATTGGCGTCTCACTGAAAGTCTATGAGGATCTTCATAAACATCAGATACACCACCAACTCTTGGACGGTAAAATCTTCTGTCGCCTCGGGTTTGTTGATTCCTAAGAACTAAACAATCTGAACTGATCTCAGAAGTTCCTAAAATAGGGGATGATCTTGAATGCTTCATCGGTGCAGCTTTACGCCACGTTCTCATCAAGGGACTAAAAACAAGCACGCTTTTATGTGTCTTGAATGAGCTCTTATCAACCTTCCCAAAGTTAGCAAGGCTAGAACAGCCTCCAACAACGTAAACATCATCATGGATACCAGTAACAGAGAATAAAAACCTCCCTTTCAGAAGTTCAGAATTCATTTTGTGCCATTGGTTGAAGGAAACATCAAATGCATGTAACTCTGCAGAACAATAACCATCTTTTACAACCCCAAAAAGAAACAACCATGGACTCTGGAATGAACCTTCCTGCCTCATTCGCCAAAAACGAGGCGTCATTGTCAAGTTTCTCCATTTCTTGCACACCAACCTAGCATTCACAAGACTTATAAATGGAAGCCTCAATAAGCACATTTCTAGGATATCATCTGGCAAAAACACATTCACGTTTTTGTTTTGGAGTGCTTCTTCAAGCTCTAGCGATTTCTTATTAGTCCTTCTCCAGAATTTCTGCCTCATCCCATAAGAGAAGCAATCTACTGACGTTTCTTCATTTCCACATATCAGGTTGTACCCTTTGCCTTCGTCACTCGCATTTGACCTTCTTCTACCGCATGAATCCCCTAAATCGTCACCAGTGTCGGCACCCACTTTGCAACCACCCCCTCTGCCATACAACGTTAGACATCTCAAGGAGACACCCCTGCTGTCATCCTCTTCTTCTCCTACACTTCTATGGttcttctttttcaacttttggCTCACACTTCTGACTAACCTTTTCGACACACTTAAAGACTCCAAATCTTGCTGAAGCGATTCTTCTCCTGTTAATCTTTCTGTCATCTTATTATCCTACAGctgtatttaaaaagaaaaaggcaatATCTTActgattcctttccatggtataATGATCATAATTGTGGAACATTTATCAGATAAATTTACAAGTTGATGGAAATTCAAGTCCTAGATATTTCAAAGACACACGAAGTCCCAACCCTCCCAAAAAAGACCTTctcagacacacacacacacaagcCCAAAAATAAacccttctttttcttcaatcttGTTCGCAGACACCTAAACTTTTTTGAACCAACAACATACACACTGTATTCCCACAAGTGAGGACTGGGGAAAGTGGAGTGTGcgtagaccttacccctaccttgtggagatagagaggttgttacTCCTCAAACTCACATACACCTTAAAGTAGAGCAGCACAAAACAAGATTAAAATGAACAAGATGCCTAGACTTTCGTTCTTTTTTCATCGAAAACAAGATTCATATTTTTCTTACTGAAATATCTTCCGGTATCCATCCCTTAACCAAAACaacaagtgaggtctggggaaggtggtgtgtacgcagaccttacccctgcCTTGTGAAAACAGGGaagctgtttccgaaagaccccggCTCTGATGGCATATCAAAAACAAGTAATAATATCCATCTCTAACCTAGAAAATCAATTAAATCTCAATAATCAAAATCCATTCAACCTCACCCACACCAAGACAAAAATAAACAGCTGAATAAAAGACCAAGCATGAGCTAAAAAAACTGATAAAGCAAATCCAAAAGCTTAGACAACACAAAGACAAATATAAACTCAACAACATACACAAGAAATGAGCTAAAAGCATACTGTAAACACTctaagatcaaaactttatcccaACAACAAATCTTGAAACCAAAGGTGACTCAAACCACAGTAAAGGGTACAGACCATCAAACATAACATGTaaaattctaaaagaaaaaaaaaagaagcaaaccTCATCAATCAAGTCATTAGAGCTCCATACACCATTGGATCCACAatcaagattcattttttttcttcaagattttgataaaatcACAACCCCAAATGAGATCTTGTTACCATATCATAAAAGAAAGCATCTTTAAGCTCAGTGAAGCAAGAAtcaatcaatcaaaaaataaaaaaaatcaaatggtCCTCATATATTAAAAAAGGAAACACCATAAATCACAATCAGAATAGGTAAGAACCTAATTTACATTCCAATAGGAAGAAGAAAATAGTGTACTTTATTTGATAAAAAGATTAACTTGGTGATGGTTGAGAATGAATTTAGTAAAGTGAGTAGAATGAGCTGAGATTATTATATAGTAGTAGTTAGTACTACTACtttttttacacaaaaaataGCAAATACAAAAGCGACCCCTCCTCTTTTTCCACATTCACTGCTCTATTTgccttttgttttttttctttattcttttactAAGTTTTATTCTCatgtgatattttttttgtttgttgagagttaatttaataaatattttaaaaaattatatgaagaATAGTGTGAGTTTCAACTATTTACATGCTAAtgtaatgaaaaatatatattttaaattatagattaaaatttataaaatttgagATAGTATTTAACCATAGTTTTAGaaattgatatttcaatatttgtttgacCATGAAATTTAATCAGATTTTGAGAAtctgatttttaaatattttcaaatttccaAAGTTGGCTCGTAacgattttttaatttttattcaagtCTTCTTTAGAAAGATTGACTCAACAAATAAAACACTAAATTAGCgattatttcaaaaagaattttcgcttacaaaattgaagattttttttcaagtaaaatgcATGGAATATGAAAGTTGAATCTCGAGACGCGAAAACtatcatataaattaaataaagaaagcaCTAATATAAGTTTTCCACCTTCCTATTtccattttcttattatttatttttctttt
Proteins encoded in this window:
- the LOC107866781 gene encoding F-box/kelch-repeat protein At5g42350 → MTERLTGEESLQQDLESLSVSKRLVRSVSQKLKKKNHRSVGEEEDDSRGVSLRCLTLYGRGGGCKVGADTGDDLGDSCGRRRSNASDEGKGYNLICGNEETSVDCFSYGMRQKFWRRTNKKSLELEEALQNKNVNVFLPDDILEMCLLRLPFISLVNARLVCKKWRNLTMTPRFWRMRQEGSFQSPWLFLFGVVKDGYCSAELHAFDVSFNQWHKMNSELLKGRFLFSVTGIHDDVYVVGGCSSLANFGKVDKSSFKTHKSVLVFSPLMRTWRKAAPMKHSRSSPILGTSEISSDCLVLRNQQTRGDRRFYRPRVGGVSDVYEDPHRLSVRRQSRHSLDENELTYLPNVKPYKFVKQKNEHSSKDQRRFLLIAVGGLGCWDEPLDSAEIYDPVSNKWTEIQRLPVDFGIACSGVVCNGLFYVYSETDKLAAYDVEKGYWVRIQTSPFPTRVHEYHPKLICCNSRLFMLSVSWCEGEGQIGRRNKAVRKLWELDLMSLTWREVSIHPDAPMDWNAAFIADKNSIFGVEMFKIFGQVLDFLTVGDVSDAGINWSHISRNRLAQELDAASCLTKSMAVLHL